A stretch of Spirosoma oryzicola DNA encodes these proteins:
- a CDS encoding ATP-binding protein, with protein MNKTESTEQFLGGGGEMGKLIRSMDWSQTPLGPVSSWPQSLRTSVSLCLSSTFPILIAWGPETIQIYNDSYRPICGAKHPESMGQNFRICWETALPVVGDAFTRGQQGEGTYIKDQRMFLDRNGYLEEAFMTFSFAPIRDESGEVGGIFHPITETTDKMLSARRTQALRDIAAATGQVKTNEEIYSNITATQSDAALDLPFLLFYEFQNGGTVGTLVQAAGLSSAPTSQQLDVAATNWIAEWPKTLIINELNNSLGVLEGGPYPEPTHTAVVLPIYISNKAEPFGFLIAGVSPRRELDIDYLNFYELLGNTINTAFSNVYAYQEEQKRAEALAAIDQAKTAFFSNISHEFRTPLTLILGPLEELLQDASFQASAYKEPVESTHRNALRLLKLVNNLLDFSRIEAGRVKASYRPLDLVGLTTDLASSFRSLIEKAGLSFVVDCQPLTSVAYVDAEMWEKIVLNLLSNAFKYTLQGAITIQLRQEQDTVVLTVIDTGVGIPEREIPHMFERFHRVENAGGRTHEGTGIGLSLVSELVRLHHGVISVNSAEGKGSTFTVRIPLGKTHLLPSQIIEEKHQKGLTKLADSFIQEASTMMTSTESPVSQSELPAEDEEVDKSIRILVVDDNADMRAYLVRLLTPYFTVRTAVNGADALAQLTNYVPQLILSDIMMPVMDGKELLSRIKDNPATTHIPLVFLSARAGQEARIDGLEAGADDYLVKPFSAKELLTKIRAQVAISQSRRQAENRLSSLVQQAPVAMMLVKGDQLVIELINQAMLALLDRDTDIVGQPLLTALPELDGQSVADQFREVYKTGKSTYGWAVEVPVTRDGQLETGYFNITFAPYYEGDTIAGVLEVCTEVTDLIRASRALEASEQRYRQLSAELDQQVQQRTEQLQASIQDLQRSNDNLQQFAYIASHDLQEPLRKIQSFGDLLKNKYTDQLGDGTAYLERMQFGANRMSLLIKDLLAFSRISTRQDASAPVSLNSVLKMVLTDLELTIQETGAVIEVGPLPTIMGDKSQLGQLFQNLVSNALKFRQVDRTPHIQISAQTVSALEMSSLARPTRMASAYTRIDVADNGIGFDEKYLDRIFQVFQRLHSKSQYPGTGIGLAICEKVAINHGGAITAVSTPKQGTTFQVYFPMLW; from the coding sequence GTGAATAAGACCGAATCAACGGAGCAGTTTCTAGGCGGTGGCGGTGAAATGGGAAAGTTGATCCGTTCAATGGACTGGTCGCAAACACCCCTGGGACCCGTTTCTTCCTGGCCACAAAGCCTACGTACTTCCGTTAGCTTGTGTCTTTCCTCAACATTCCCCATCCTTATTGCCTGGGGTCCCGAAACGATCCAGATTTACAACGATAGCTACCGTCCGATTTGTGGGGCCAAACATCCGGAATCGATGGGGCAGAACTTCCGTATCTGTTGGGAAACAGCTTTGCCCGTCGTTGGCGATGCATTCACCCGTGGGCAGCAGGGAGAAGGAACCTACATCAAAGACCAGCGGATGTTTTTGGATCGGAATGGCTATCTCGAAGAAGCCTTCATGACCTTCTCGTTCGCTCCGATTCGCGATGAATCCGGGGAAGTAGGAGGGATTTTCCACCCGATTACCGAAACGACCGACAAGATGCTTAGCGCTCGTCGGACGCAGGCTTTACGTGACATTGCTGCGGCAACCGGGCAGGTAAAAACCAATGAGGAGATCTATAGTAATATAACAGCTACGCAGTCAGACGCAGCTCTCGACTTACCTTTCCTGTTATTCTACGAGTTTCAGAACGGAGGAACGGTAGGAACGCTTGTTCAGGCAGCGGGCTTGTCGAGTGCCCCCACGTCCCAACAACTCGATGTTGCGGCTACAAACTGGATAGCTGAATGGCCCAAGACGCTTATTATCAATGAGCTGAATAACAGTTTAGGCGTTTTAGAGGGAGGTCCTTACCCGGAACCCACTCATACTGCGGTTGTCTTACCCATTTACATTTCAAATAAGGCCGAGCCGTTCGGTTTTCTGATCGCTGGGGTTAGTCCACGACGGGAGCTCGATATCGACTATTTGAACTTTTATGAACTGCTGGGTAATACGATCAATACGGCGTTTTCGAACGTATATGCCTATCAGGAAGAACAAAAAAGGGCCGAGGCACTCGCTGCTATCGATCAGGCGAAAACGGCTTTCTTTAGCAATATCAGTCACGAGTTTCGGACGCCATTAACGCTGATTCTTGGTCCGCTGGAGGAGCTTTTGCAGGATGCATCGTTCCAGGCATCCGCCTACAAAGAACCGGTTGAATCAACGCACCGGAACGCGCTTCGTCTGCTCAAGCTTGTGAATAACCTGCTGGATTTCAGTCGGATTGAAGCAGGACGCGTAAAAGCCAGCTATCGCCCCCTCGATCTGGTCGGTCTGACTACGGACCTGGCCAGTAGTTTCCGTTCCCTCATTGAAAAAGCGGGTCTGAGCTTTGTAGTCGACTGTCAGCCTCTCACGTCCGTCGCGTATGTTGATGCGGAAATGTGGGAAAAAATTGTACTCAACCTGCTTTCAAACGCGTTTAAGTACACCTTGCAAGGGGCGATAACAATTCAACTGAGACAGGAACAGGACACCGTTGTACTGACTGTTATCGACACCGGAGTCGGCATTCCTGAGCGCGAAATTCCGCACATGTTCGAACGGTTTCACCGGGTAGAAAATGCGGGTGGTCGGACGCACGAGGGCACCGGTATTGGCCTCTCGTTGGTTAGCGAGTTGGTCCGTCTGCACCACGGCGTAATCTCGGTAAATAGTGCAGAGGGCAAGGGAAGTACATTCACCGTACGTATTCCCTTAGGAAAAACCCATCTGCTTCCCAGTCAGATCATTGAAGAAAAGCACCAAAAAGGGTTGACCAAACTGGCCGATAGTTTTATTCAGGAGGCCAGTACCATGATGACCAGCACAGAATCACCCGTATCGCAATCGGAATTGCCAGCCGAGGACGAAGAGGTAGATAAGTCTATACGGATTTTGGTCGTTGACGATAATGCGGACATGCGGGCTTATCTGGTACGCCTGCTTACTCCTTATTTCACCGTTCGGACGGCGGTCAACGGGGCCGACGCACTGGCGCAGCTGACGAATTATGTGCCGCAGTTGATTCTGAGTGACATTATGATGCCGGTGATGGATGGCAAAGAATTGCTGAGCCGGATCAAAGACAACCCCGCTACGACACATATTCCTTTGGTTTTCCTGTCGGCGCGGGCCGGACAGGAAGCCAGAATCGACGGACTCGAAGCAGGTGCTGACGATTATTTGGTAAAACCCTTTTCGGCCAAAGAACTATTAACAAAGATTCGGGCGCAGGTCGCGATTTCGCAGTCGCGTCGGCAGGCTGAAAACCGCCTGAGCAGTCTGGTGCAGCAGGCTCCAGTCGCTATGATGCTTGTGAAAGGGGATCAACTCGTAATTGAGTTGATCAATCAGGCCATGCTCGCGTTGCTGGATCGGGATACGGACATTGTGGGCCAACCCTTACTTACGGCTCTGCCTGAACTGGATGGACAGTCGGTGGCCGACCAGTTTCGTGAGGTATATAAAACCGGGAAATCTACTTACGGCTGGGCTGTAGAGGTACCCGTAACACGAGATGGACAGCTGGAAACGGGGTATTTCAACATTACATTCGCTCCTTATTACGAAGGGGATACCATCGCAGGCGTGCTGGAAGTGTGCACCGAAGTAACCGATCTGATTCGGGCAAGCCGGGCACTGGAAGCCAGCGAACAGCGGTATCGTCAGTTGTCGGCTGAACTAGACCAGCAGGTTCAGCAGCGCACCGAGCAATTACAGGCGTCTATCCAGGATTTGCAGCGCTCTAATGACAACCTGCAACAGTTCGCCTACATTGCTTCGCATGACTTGCAGGAGCCTTTACGAAAAATCCAGTCTTTCGGGGATTTGCTGAAAAATAAATACACGGATCAACTCGGTGATGGGACTGCTTACCTGGAACGGATGCAGTTCGGGGCTAATCGAATGTCGCTGCTCATCAAAGATCTGCTTGCCTTTTCCCGGATTTCGACTCGCCAGGATGCCTCTGCGCCGGTATCGTTGAACAGCGTGCTTAAAATGGTGCTGACGGATTTAGAGCTGACCATCCAGGAAACAGGGGCCGTCATAGAAGTCGGGCCATTACCAACGATCATGGGCGACAAATCGCAACTAGGCCAGCTGTTTCAGAACTTAGTGAGCAACGCGCTTAAGTTTCGCCAGGTTGATCGGACGCCCCACATTCAGATCAGCGCTCAAACGGTATCCGCTCTGGAAATGTCTTCGTTGGCAAGACCGACTCGGATGGCGTCCGCTTACACCCGCATCGATGTTGCTGACAATGGAATTGGTTTTGATGAGAAGTATCTGGATCGCATTTTTCAGGTTTTCCAACGACTGCACAGCAAAAGCCAATATCCAGGAACGGGAATCGGATTGGCCATCTGCGAAAAAGTGGCAATCAATCACGGGGGAGCCATTACTGCTGTCAGTACACCGAAACAAGGTACCACATTTCAGGTCTACTTTCCCATGCTATGGTAA
- a CDS encoding L,D-transpeptidase family protein, whose translation MDTRKIWIGVAVLAGLVVLFFVGREVISWQKGKREETNNREQAIRNLSLAKQNLHQICRYADSVGIDTSRYAITPSVTREEVADKIAQLMMEVRYGKKPSRVVFSGLPEAIDSSWVGKADTVFFRSLLGNTSFAPYNQLVGHYNRLRNLAKTNPAVADSLRLIRQTLNFYRYINRFEPERFVVVNIPAGELNVFDQSGKRFVPMKVVAGKKDKRTPCMTTYIKDIVAYPYWNVPKSIVTKEMLPKIQKDVAFLYNQNLEVLDSRNRVVDPEEVDWESLSETNFPYRIRQASGCDNALGLIKFDLENPLAIYLHDTNGRDIFTVTNDRWRSHGCVRVQKPVELANFVLGKETFDAGFMNRCLIDQKPQTLSIPKRFPVFITYNIADVDAAGKLRFYNDVYELGK comes from the coding sequence ATGGATACACGTAAAATTTGGATTGGCGTGGCCGTATTGGCCGGATTAGTGGTCTTGTTTTTTGTCGGTCGTGAGGTGATCTCCTGGCAAAAGGGCAAGCGTGAAGAAACAAACAATCGTGAACAGGCTATCCGCAACCTGAGCTTGGCGAAGCAAAATCTTCATCAGATTTGTCGATATGCCGATTCGGTAGGGATTGACACGAGCCGCTACGCAATTACGCCGTCGGTTACCCGAGAAGAGGTTGCTGATAAGATCGCGCAACTGATGATGGAAGTTCGATACGGGAAAAAACCATCGCGGGTCGTTTTCAGCGGACTTCCCGAAGCAATTGATTCGTCGTGGGTTGGGAAAGCTGATACCGTATTTTTCCGATCATTGTTGGGGAATACGTCCTTCGCTCCCTACAACCAGTTAGTAGGTCATTATAACCGGTTGCGTAATCTGGCCAAAACAAATCCGGCGGTTGCCGATTCGCTTCGGTTGATCCGCCAGACGCTGAACTTTTACCGCTACATTAACCGCTTTGAACCCGAACGGTTTGTGGTTGTAAATATACCCGCTGGCGAGTTAAACGTGTTTGATCAGAGCGGAAAACGGTTTGTACCGATGAAGGTGGTTGCCGGTAAAAAAGACAAACGCACGCCGTGCATGACAACCTACATCAAGGATATCGTGGCGTACCCTTACTGGAACGTGCCAAAGAGCATTGTCACCAAAGAAATGCTGCCGAAGATTCAGAAAGATGTAGCGTTTCTGTATAATCAAAACCTGGAAGTGCTCGACAGCCGAAACCGCGTGGTAGATCCTGAAGAGGTGGACTGGGAAAGCCTTTCCGAGACGAACTTCCCGTATCGTATCCGGCAGGCATCCGGCTGTGACAACGCGCTGGGGCTGATTAAGTTTGATCTGGAAAATCCATTAGCCATTTACCTGCACGATACCAATGGCCGCGATATTTTTACCGTCACCAACGACCGCTGGCGCAGTCATGGCTGCGTGCGGGTACAAAAACCGGTTGAATTGGCCAACTTCGTACTCGGTAAAGAAACGTTCGATGCTGGTTTTATGAACCGTTGCCTGATCGATCAGAAGCCGCAGACGCTCTCGATTCCCAAGCGCTTTCCCGTTTTTATCACTTACAATATTGCTGACGTCGATGCGGCTGGGAAACTGCGTTTTTACAACGATGTGTACGAGTTAGGCAAATAA
- a CDS encoding vanadium-dependent haloperoxidase: MSNFYGRFLNRYAKRYIGYVVGVVLGGLLWACQPRNEVIKPSADASTVDASVALQWMDLFLKIEQYAPGYRPPVAARTLGYIGLAAYETIVPASATYQSIATKLPGLSVPTIDAGKSYRWDIALNEVYYLTMKGFFPHITDVDKAKIENLYKSLLTNAVGTPDELDRSKQFGQAVATAVLAYAKTDVAGDAAYLRNQPSDYVPPAGVGKWLPTAPDYSRALLPYWGKVRTFVASDADKLAKPPLAYSTNVTSTLFAQGLEIYSATTPLSKEQQWIGEFWSDDIYKLTFEPAGRWLAIAQQVVREERASLEKAVYTYAKVGIGLSDIGVACWNSKYVYNIERPITYIRRTIDPTWRTRLNNPITILEGITPPFPAYPSGHSCFGAVAAEVLTDIYGATYAMTDHCHEGRTEFNGTPRSYNSFYEMAQENAYSRVLLGVHYRMDCEEGLRMGYSIGRKVNQLAWKK, translated from the coding sequence ATGAGTAATTTTTATGGCCGTTTTCTGAACCGGTACGCCAAAAGGTACATCGGCTATGTAGTTGGTGTTGTTTTGGGTGGCTTGCTCTGGGCTTGTCAACCCCGTAATGAGGTGATAAAGCCCAGCGCTGATGCGTCAACAGTCGATGCGTCGGTAGCCCTTCAGTGGATGGATTTATTCTTAAAAATTGAGCAGTATGCGCCTGGCTATCGGCCACCCGTTGCGGCTCGAACCTTGGGTTATATCGGTCTGGCGGCTTACGAAACCATCGTTCCCGCGTCGGCTACCTATCAGTCTATAGCCACCAAACTTCCTGGTTTGTCGGTACCTACAATTGACGCAGGAAAATCGTACCGGTGGGATATAGCGTTGAATGAAGTTTACTATCTGACGATGAAAGGGTTCTTTCCCCATATTACCGATGTCGACAAAGCAAAGATAGAGAATCTGTACAAAAGCCTGCTGACGAATGCCGTTGGTACTCCCGACGAACTTGACCGGTCAAAGCAATTCGGTCAGGCTGTAGCGACAGCGGTACTTGCTTATGCTAAAACCGATGTTGCGGGCGATGCAGCTTATCTACGCAATCAGCCTAGCGATTATGTTCCCCCGGCAGGTGTTGGCAAATGGCTTCCCACGGCTCCTGATTACAGCCGGGCTTTATTGCCTTACTGGGGTAAAGTAAGAACGTTTGTTGCGAGTGATGCTGACAAACTGGCGAAGCCTCCATTGGCGTACAGTACCAACGTAACCTCGACTTTATTTGCCCAGGGACTCGAAATCTATTCGGCCACAACGCCCCTGTCCAAGGAACAGCAGTGGATTGGCGAGTTTTGGAGTGACGACATTTATAAGCTGACGTTTGAACCGGCCGGGCGCTGGCTGGCCATTGCGCAGCAGGTTGTGCGTGAGGAACGGGCGTCTTTAGAAAAAGCTGTGTATACGTACGCTAAAGTAGGGATCGGTCTTAGCGATATTGGGGTAGCCTGCTGGAATTCGAAATACGTATACAATATCGAACGGCCTATTACTTATATCCGCCGGACGATTGATCCGACCTGGCGAACCCGATTAAATAATCCGATCACGATTCTGGAAGGTATTACGCCACCGTTTCCGGCTTACCCTTCCGGCCATTCGTGCTTTGGGGCCGTAGCTGCCGAAGTTTTAACGGACATATACGGCGCTACCTACGCTATGACTGATCATTGTCACGAGGGACGTACCGAATTTAACGGGACGCCACGAAGCTACAACAGCTTTTACGAAATGGCTCAGGAAAATGCTTACTCGCGCGTGCTTCTGGGCGTACACTATCGTATGGACTGCGAAGAAGGGTTGCGGATGGGCTATTCTATTGGCCGAAAAGTGAATCAGTTGGCCTGGAAAAAGTAG
- a CDS encoding efflux RND transporter permease subunit, whose protein sequence is MNFVETIIKRPSFIIVLFAILTIGGLFSYRLLSYELLPEFSTPVITITTAYPGAAPSEVETEVSRKIEDAVSGLDNLDDVKSNSFENASVLVVQFKPGTDIDLALQDAQREIDKMVSDLPDDAEQPSLSKISPSDQPIMQLLATSTLPNEVFYQQVDDKYLPVLQQIKGVADITMVGGDKREIRINVDDDKLNYYGLSLLQVTQAINQANLDFPTGKVKSTTENMTLRLAGKFTSLDDIRKLVIVTPPQGSPIRVSDVANVTDGLTEASSISRYNGRDGIGLFIKKQSDANAVEISRLVQEKLTQIEKDNVKDKVKFAIAYDSSVFTLASVEAVTHDLFLAVGLVAVVMLLFLHSFRNAFIVMVSVPASLISAFLFMYVMGYSLNLMTLLALSLVIGILVDDSIVVLENIQRHLEMGKNRWRATLDGVSEIGFAAVAITLVIVVVFVPITLVNSVIADLLRQFSLTVAFATMVSLVVSFTLTPWLTSMLAKLEHLNPKNPFQAFLLWFEKGLTALTSGYHSSLAWVLSHKLAFTGILIAIFVFTGWVMSLEIIGSEFVAQGDQGKFLLTMKLDKSASLQQNNLTARSIENYLRRKPEVQTIFANVGGASTGMNSTGQGETNRTELTIQLADAAERPGHVLTEQYMIDVRKELTQHFPAIEFNSSVVGIVNSGTAPIEIFLSGDDVNQNLAAAQELANRISRTPGANDVNVSVESGNPEVRVDIDREKMAKLGLNIQTVGGTLQNAFAGNDDSKFRDGGEDYEIRVMLDAFDRKDPNDVKNINFFSPSANRAVRLGEFANVTLSNGPSLLERKNRRSSVTVTANTLGTGSGTLTAVIQADLAKNPLPAGVTVSWGGDAKNQSEGFGSLGIAMLAGLMLVYFIMVLLYDSFVYPFVVLFSVPVAVIGALLALALTSSNIGIFAMLGMLMLIGLVVKNAILIVDFANQQKAQGVPFRQAILTAGEERLRPILMTTIAMVIGMVPIATASGAGAEWKNSLAWVLIGGLSSSMVLTIYLVPMMYYLVDRLQEWFQNRFRKAKRTEALAEATA, encoded by the coding sequence ATTCGCGATACTGACAATCGGAGGTCTGTTTTCGTACCGCCTGCTGAGCTATGAATTGCTACCGGAATTTTCCACGCCGGTCATTACCATCACGACGGCGTATCCGGGCGCGGCTCCATCGGAGGTTGAAACGGAAGTAAGCCGAAAAATTGAAGACGCGGTATCGGGCCTGGATAACCTCGATGATGTAAAGTCCAATTCGTTCGAAAACGCGTCAGTTCTGGTCGTGCAGTTTAAACCAGGAACCGACATTGATCTGGCTTTGCAGGATGCGCAACGGGAGATTGACAAGATGGTGAGCGATTTGCCCGATGATGCGGAGCAACCCTCCCTCTCAAAAATATCGCCCAGCGACCAGCCCATCATGCAGTTGCTGGCCACCTCAACGTTGCCCAACGAAGTCTTTTATCAACAGGTTGACGACAAATACCTGCCTGTTCTCCAGCAGATTAAAGGCGTAGCCGACATTACAATGGTCGGGGGCGACAAGCGGGAAATCCGTATTAACGTCGATGATGATAAGCTTAACTACTACGGGTTATCCCTGCTTCAGGTAACGCAGGCCATCAATCAGGCCAACCTCGATTTCCCAACCGGCAAAGTGAAGAGCACCACCGAAAACATGACGCTGCGGCTGGCTGGAAAATTCACATCGCTGGACGACATTCGCAAATTGGTAATCGTAACACCTCCGCAGGGCAGCCCGATTCGGGTAAGCGACGTAGCAAACGTAACCGACGGACTAACCGAAGCCAGCAGCATCAGCCGTTACAACGGTCGGGACGGAATTGGTCTGTTCATCAAAAAACAATCCGACGCGAACGCAGTCGAAATCAGCCGGTTGGTACAGGAGAAGTTAACACAGATCGAGAAAGACAACGTAAAAGACAAGGTCAAGTTTGCGATCGCCTACGACAGCAGTGTGTTCACACTCGCATCCGTAGAAGCGGTAACGCACGATTTATTTTTGGCCGTTGGCTTGGTGGCGGTCGTTATGCTTCTCTTCCTGCATAGTTTTCGGAATGCCTTCATTGTCATGGTGTCGGTACCGGCCTCGCTGATTTCCGCCTTCCTGTTTATGTACGTGATGGGCTACTCGCTCAACCTGATGACGCTGCTGGCACTCTCGCTCGTAATCGGTATTCTGGTCGACGACTCGATTGTGGTGCTCGAAAACATCCAACGACACCTCGAAATGGGCAAAAACCGCTGGCGTGCCACCCTGGATGGCGTCAGCGAAATTGGCTTCGCGGCCGTAGCCATTACCCTGGTAATCGTGGTTGTTTTCGTACCGATCACGCTTGTCAACTCGGTCATCGCCGATTTGCTCCGTCAATTCTCCTTGACAGTTGCTTTCGCCACGATGGTTAGCCTTGTGGTCAGTTTCACCCTGACGCCCTGGCTTACGTCGATGCTCGCCAAGTTGGAACACCTAAACCCCAAAAATCCATTCCAGGCCTTTCTGCTTTGGTTTGAAAAAGGCTTGACGGCGCTAACCAGCGGATATCACAGCAGCCTGGCTTGGGTACTGAGTCATAAGCTGGCGTTTACGGGTATTCTGATTGCCATTTTTGTCTTCACCGGCTGGGTAATGAGTTTGGAAATTATTGGCTCGGAGTTTGTCGCTCAGGGCGATCAGGGAAAATTCCTATTGACAATGAAACTCGACAAGAGTGCCTCGTTGCAGCAAAATAACCTGACTGCCCGAAGCATTGAAAATTACCTGCGCAGGAAACCCGAAGTACAGACCATCTTTGCCAACGTGGGTGGAGCGAGTACCGGGATGAACAGCACCGGGCAAGGCGAGACAAATCGAACCGAGTTGACCATACAGCTGGCCGACGCTGCCGAACGACCTGGTCATGTCTTAACCGAACAGTACATGATCGACGTTCGGAAAGAACTGACGCAGCATTTTCCGGCTATCGAATTCAACTCATCGGTGGTGGGTATTGTCAACTCAGGAACGGCTCCAATCGAAATTTTTCTCAGTGGCGACGATGTCAATCAAAATCTCGCAGCCGCTCAGGAACTGGCCAATCGAATCAGTAGAACGCCCGGCGCCAACGATGTCAATGTATCGGTAGAGTCGGGAAATCCCGAAGTCCGGGTCGATATCGACCGGGAGAAAATGGCCAAACTGGGTCTGAACATCCAGACCGTGGGCGGCACGCTGCAAAACGCCTTCGCCGGTAACGACGATTCGAAGTTCCGGGATGGTGGCGAAGATTACGAAATCCGGGTCATGCTGGATGCCTTCGACCGCAAGGACCCCAACGACGTAAAGAATATCAACTTCTTCAGTCCCTCGGCCAATCGGGCGGTGCGACTAGGCGAATTTGCCAACGTAACCCTTAGCAATGGACCGTCGCTGCTAGAGCGCAAAAACCGGCGTTCATCGGTAACGGTAACGGCCAATACACTCGGTACGGGTTCGGGTACCTTAACCGCCGTGATTCAGGCTGATCTGGCTAAAAACCCATTACCGGCTGGCGTAACCGTGAGTTGGGGTGGCGATGCCAAGAACCAGAGTGAAGGATTCGGATCACTAGGAATCGCCATGCTGGCCGGTCTGATGCTGGTGTATTTCATCATGGTGTTGCTCTACGATAGTTTTGTTTATCCGTTTGTGGTGCTGTTTTCGGTGCCAGTGGCCGTAATCGGTGCCCTTCTGGCACTCGCCTTAACGTCGTCAAACATCGGCATTTTCGCCATGCTGGGTATGTTAATGCTGATTGGTCTGGTGGTCAAGAACGCCATTCTTATCGTCGATTTTGCCAACCAGCAAAAAGCGCAGGGCGTACCGTTTCGACAAGCGATTCTAACGGCGGGTGAAGAACGTTTACGGCCCATTCTGATGACCACCATTGCCATGGTAATCGGTATGGTTCCCATTGCGACGGCAAGTGGTGCGGGTGCCGAATGGAAAAACTCGCTGGCCTGGGTGCTGATCGGTGGGCTAAGCAGTTCGATGGTGCTAACCATCTATCTGGTACCGATGATGTATTACCTGGTCGATCGGCTCCAAGAATGGTTCCAAAACCGTTTCCGTAAAGCGAAGCGAACCGAAGCACTGGCCGAAGCAACTGCGTAA
- a CDS encoding fasciclin domain-containing protein: MTTKPCFGWAIAFALLIGANGMALAQDQNAAVQSASASNMGMPGSALKSGVSTGKDLAISAAKSADHTILFRALRVSGLTEQASSKGPYTVFAPTNDAFSKLPSGTVDELMKPAAKAKLTKLLAYHVVKGKLTSSQLQDGQKLKTVTGGTLTVGKQGDTVTITDGAGNTATVNAADIETTNGIVHSVDTVLMPAQGGK, encoded by the coding sequence ATGACTACGAAACCTTGTTTCGGCTGGGCGATTGCTTTCGCTCTACTCATCGGAGCCAATGGAATGGCGCTGGCTCAAGACCAAAATGCAGCGGTTCAGTCTGCTTCGGCAAGCAACATGGGTATGCCTGGAAGCGCCCTCAAATCGGGTGTGTCGACCGGGAAAGATTTAGCCATTAGTGCAGCCAAATCGGCTGATCACACGATTCTGTTCCGGGCGTTGCGGGTGTCGGGTTTAACCGAACAAGCGAGTAGTAAGGGTCCATACACCGTTTTTGCGCCGACCAACGACGCGTTCAGCAAACTACCCTCGGGTACGGTCGATGAACTGATGAAGCCAGCGGCAAAAGCAAAACTGACTAAGCTGCTCGCGTATCATGTCGTGAAAGGCAAGCTGACTTCCAGTCAACTACAGGACGGGCAGAAGCTTAAGACGGTAACCGGCGGTACATTGACCGTGGGCAAACAAGGTGATACGGTAACCATTACCGACGGAGCTGGCAATACGGCCACCGTCAATGCCGCTGATATTGAAACAACCAACGGTATTGTTCATTCGGTAGACACGGTATTGATGCCTGCTCAGGGCGGAAAATAA
- a CDS encoding FKBP-type peptidyl-prolyl cis-trans isomerase, with protein MQISKHKVAAIHYTLSDDAGNVLDSSQGNDPLYYLHGKGNLIPGMEEGLEGKVKGDKAKIDVAPEKGYGKRNPQLIQEVPIKAFGGQKVEVGMQFETNQGELITVTNVSPDSVTVDGNHPLADQNLHFDVEVIDVRDATDEELAHGHVHGPGGHHHH; from the coding sequence ATGCAAATATCGAAACACAAAGTAGCCGCCATCCATTATACGCTCAGTGATGACGCGGGAAACGTCCTGGATTCGAGCCAGGGCAATGATCCGCTCTATTACCTTCATGGCAAGGGGAATCTCATTCCTGGTATGGAAGAAGGCTTGGAAGGAAAAGTAAAAGGCGATAAAGCAAAAATAGATGTAGCCCCCGAAAAAGGCTACGGCAAACGGAATCCTCAGCTTATTCAGGAAGTGCCCATCAAAGCTTTTGGTGGACAAAAAGTAGAAGTCGGGATGCAGTTTGAAACCAATCAGGGCGAACTCATCACGGTGACGAACGTAAGTCCAGACTCCGTTACGGTTGATGGGAACCACCCGCTGGCCGACCAGAATCTTCATTTTGATGTGGAAGTGATCGACGTTCGCGACGCCACTGACGAAGAGCTGGCTCATGGCCACGTTCACGGTCCAGGCGGCCATCATCACCATTAA
- a CDS encoding acyl carrier protein, with protein sequence MKLSQINSRLQEILANMGVNFMALTDQADFTRDLGLDSLDVTDLLVQVEITFSIRIPDEDWWNLKTLGQLREYLTHEVMFD encoded by the coding sequence ATGAAACTCAGTCAGATAAACAGTCGCTTGCAGGAAATTCTTGCCAACATGGGTGTCAACTTTATGGCACTTACCGATCAGGCCGATTTCACGCGGGATCTCGGCCTCGACTCGTTGGATGTTACGGACTTGTTGGTTCAGGTCGAAATCACATTTAGTATTCGCATCCCGGATGAAGACTGGTGGAATCTAAAAACCCTCGGTCAATTACGAGAATACCTCACTCACGAAGTCATGTTTGATTAG